Below is a genomic region from Actinomadura sp. NAK00032.
CGGCTCACGAGCCTCCGCCGCCACAGCGCCCATCTGGCCCGGCTCCCGCTGCCCGAGTTGTGCGACGAGATTCTGGAGCGCATCGAGCCCAGCGGCGAGGACGACGTGGCGCTCCTCGCCCTCCGCGTCCCCGGCTGACGGTCGCGCCGGCGCGACGCCCGGCTGGTCAGCCGAAGGGGGGTGGACCGCTTCCGACCAGTGGGGTGACGTCGGACCAGACCGCCGATCCGCCGAGCGTGACCTGTGCCTCGCGGCCGTCCGGAAGTCTCAGCGTCCGGTCGAGGGAGTCGTCGTCGGCGGCGCCGGCGTCGCCGATGGTCGCGGTCCCGGACCACTCCCGCTGCTTGGAGCGCAGATCGACGTAGACCTCGACCTCGGCTCCGCCGCTGCCGATCAGCGTGGCGGGCCCCCGGTAGCGGCTCACGCCCGGATCATCTCGTCAGGACCGGAGTGTGTGTTCATGAGACGCACCATAGCGTTCGGGTCCGACGCTCCCCGGCGCGTGCGGATAGTCGGGGGAGCGGCCCTGGAAAGCGAGCACGGCGGGGTTCTGGACGACGCCGTCGCGGATCTCGACGGCCCGGCGGACGGTCTTGTCGGCGTCCCACGCGGCCGGGCCCTTCAGGACCGTCGACAGGTGCGGGATCAAGGCCTGGCTGATCTCCCAGGTCGCGGAGTCCCACAGGTAGGAGGGGCTGTGGTCGACACCGTAGTGGCGGATGTTGCGGCCGACGGTGTACATGGGTTCGGTGAAGGTGGTCGGACGGGCCCATTCGAAGCCCATTCCGGCGTCGCAGGAGACGTCGACGATGAGGGTGCCGGTGGAGAAGAGCGGCAGGTCGTCGTTCGTGGCGAACATCAGCGGGGCGCCGGTGTCCTGCAAGACGCAGTTGACCACGATGTCGTGCCGGGCGAGGAAGGCGGCCGTCGCGACCGGGCCGTCATCGGTGAGGACGCGGGTGCGGGCGGGGGCCTCGGGGTCGCGTTCGAAATGGACGATCTGGGCCGAGTGGATGGGTGAGCCGACGGCGCTGACGCCCCGGTGGGTCAGCACGTGGACGTCGTGGATCCCGTGGGCGTTGAGGGCCGTGACCGCGCCCCGCGCGGTCGCCCCGAAGCTGATGACGGCGGCGCGGCGCCGCCGGCCGTAGGCACCGGTGGATCCGGTGAGGGCGAGAGCGTGCAGCACGGAGCAGTAGCCGGCGAGTTCGTTGTTCTTGTGGAAGACGTGCAGGTTGAACCCGCCGGCCGCCGTCCAGTGGTTCATCGCCTCGAACGCGATCAGTGTGAGCCGCCCGTCGATGGCGGCCTGGGTGAGTTCCCGGTCCTGGACGCAGTGGGGCCAGCCCCACAGGATCTGGCCGGGGCGCAGTTCCTTCAGGTCGTGGGGCAGCGGTTTGAGCAGCAGGACGATGTCGCAGTGGGCGATGAGCCGGTCGCGGGGGAGCAGGCCGGCGACCTGGGGGGCGAGTTCCTCGTCCGGGATGCCGAAGCTCTCGCCGTAGCCGCGCTCGAGGTAGATGCGCGAGCGCAGGCCGGGGTCGATGCGCTGGAGGTGCATCGGGTGGATCGGCTGCCGGTGCTCGTTCTCCTTGGCCGTGCGCGCGAGGACGCCGAGGGTCAGGCCGGGCTCGGGGTTCGGCTGCGCCGCGATGGCGCCAGAACGCTGACGTTCATTCAAGACCGACAAGATGTCCCCTCTCGGGGGGTGAAGCCGGTGGTGCGAGTCAGCCTCAGGGCTGGATGTCGCGATTCCCCGGCTTCAGCGACTCTACTCAGGAATCAGACGACGCCTCACCACGCGCACGGGGGCATCTCCCCTGGGGAGCGGTCCCCGTCTAGTGCGTGGGCACTAGATCGCGGGAGCGGGCGGTCCGGATGCATCAGGGGAAGACGGTGGCGGGAGACGATGTCCGGCCGGGCGCCGGCGGGGAGTGTTGGAGGCGCGCGAGATCCGCGCTTTTCCCCTTCCCAGCGGTGTCTGGAGTGATCAACAAGTGGCGACGTTTCTCTACCGGGTCGGACGGTGGGCCTTCCGCCGGCGCCGGCTCGTGAGTTTTCTGTGGCTGGGCGTCCTGGTGCTGGCCGGGGTCGCCGCCGCGGTGGCGCCGGCGGCGCAGGACGAGGGCCTGTCCATGCCCGGCACCGAGTCGCAGAAGGCGTTCGACCTGCTGGACGAGCGCTTCCCCCAGAGCAATTCCCAGGGCGCCGAGGCGCGCCTGGTGTTCCAGGCCCCGGACGGGCAGCGCGTGACGGCCAGTGAGAACAAGGCGGCCGTCGAAGGCGCGATCAACTCGCTGAGCGGGGGCGATCAGGTCGCGTCGACGACCGACCCCTTCACGACCGGCGCGGTCAGCGAGGACGGCACCATCGCCTACTCCACGATCAGTTACCGGGCGGACGCCGTCGACCTGACCGCGTCCGCGAAGAGCGCGCTTGAGGACGCCGCGGGCCAGGCCAGGGACGCGGGGCTGACCGTGGAGATCGGCGGCTCCGCCCTGGACGTTGACGAGGCGCCCGGCGGTACGACGGAGATCATCGGCGTGGCGGTGGCCGCGGTGGTGCTGATCCTCGCCCTCGGCTCGCTGGTCGCGGCCGGGCTCTCGCTGCTGACGGCGTTCTGGGGCGTGGCCATCGCCTTCGGCCTGGTCTCCGCGCTGGCCGAGCCGCTGGGCCTGACGTCCACCGTCGCGATCCTGACGCTGATGCTGGGGCTGGCGGTCGGCATCGACTACGCGCTCTTCATCACCTCCCGCTTCCGCGACGAGCGCGCCCGGGGCCTGGAGCCGGAGGAGGCCGCCGGCCGGGCGGTGGGCACGGCCGGGTCCGCCGTCGTGTTCGCCGGTGCGACCGTCTTCATCGCCCTGGTCGGGCTGGGGGTCGTCGGGATCCCCGAGCTCACCAAGATGGGGCTGGGCGGCGCGGGCGCCGTGGCTCTCGCCGTGCTCGTCGCGCTGACCCTGGTCCCGGCGCTGTTCGGGTTCTTCGGCCGCAGGATTCTGTCCCGGTCCGTCCGCAAGGCCGCCCGGTCGGGAGGCGGGAACCCGCACGTCGGCGGTCGGCCGGGGCTCGGCACCCGCTGGGCGCGGTTCGTCCTGCGCCGGCCCCTGACCGTGCTGCTGGCCGCCGGACTGGGTCTCGGCGCCGTCGCACTGCCGGCGCTGGGCCTCGAACTCGGGCTGCCCGGAGACGAGTCCAAGTCGGTGGAGACCACCCAGCGCCGTGCCTACGACCTGCTGTCGGAGGGCTTCGGCCCCGGCCTCAACGGTCCGTTGACCGTGGTCGTGGACATGTCGGACGCCGCGGACACCCGGGCCGCCACGGACCGGGTCGTCCAGGCCGTGCGGGGGCTGGACGGGGTCGCGTCGGTCGGTGATCCGGTGCTCAGCCAGGCCAAGGACACGGCCGTCCTCACCGCCGTCCCGCGGACCGCGCCGAGCAGCGCCGAGACCAAGGACCTGGTGCACGCGATCCGGGACGCGGCCTCCGGTGTCGAGGCCGACACGGGCGCCGTCGTCCTGGTGACCGGCACCACCGCGCTGAACATCGACATCTCCGAAGCCATGTCCGACGCCCTCCTGCCGTATCTGACGGTCGTCATCGGCCTGGCGGTGCTCCTGCTGACGGTGGTCTTCCGCTCGCTCCTGGTCCCGGTCAAGGCGGCCCTCGGCTTCCTGCTGTCGGTGGGCGCCGCCTTCGGTGTCCTCGTCGCCGTCTTCCAGTGGGGCTGGGCGGCCGACCTGATCGGCATCGAGCA
It encodes:
- a CDS encoding DUF4873 domain-containing protein, producing the protein MSRYRGPATLIGSGGAEVEVYVDLRSKQREWSGTATIGDAGAADDDSLDRTLRLPDGREAQVTLGGSAVWSDVTPLVGSGPPPFG
- a CDS encoding N(5)-(carboxyethyl)ornithine synthase; the encoded protein is MNERQRSGAIAAQPNPEPGLTLGVLARTAKENEHRQPIHPMHLQRIDPGLRSRIYLERGYGESFGIPDEELAPQVAGLLPRDRLIAHCDIVLLLKPLPHDLKELRPGQILWGWPHCVQDRELTQAAIDGRLTLIAFEAMNHWTAAGGFNLHVFHKNNELAGYCSVLHALALTGSTGAYGRRRRAAVISFGATARGAVTALNAHGIHDVHVLTHRGVSAVGSPIHSAQIVHFERDPEAPARTRVLTDDGPVATAAFLARHDIVVNCVLQDTGAPLMFATNDDLPLFSTGTLIVDVSCDAGMGFEWARPTTFTEPMYTVGRNIRHYGVDHSPSYLWDSATWEISQALIPHLSTVLKGPAAWDADKTVRRAVEIRDGVVQNPAVLAFQGRSPDYPHAPGSVGPERYGASHEHTLRS
- a CDS encoding MMPL family transporter — translated: MATFLYRVGRWAFRRRRLVSFLWLGVLVLAGVAAAVAPAAQDEGLSMPGTESQKAFDLLDERFPQSNSQGAEARLVFQAPDGQRVTASENKAAVEGAINSLSGGDQVASTTDPFTTGAVSEDGTIAYSTISYRADAVDLTASAKSALEDAAGQARDAGLTVEIGGSALDVDEAPGGTTEIIGVAVAAVVLILALGSLVAAGLSLLTAFWGVAIAFGLVSALAEPLGLTSTVAILTLMLGLAVGIDYALFITSRFRDERARGLEPEEAAGRAVGTAGSAVVFAGATVFIALVGLGVVGIPELTKMGLGGAGAVALAVLVALTLVPALFGFFGRRILSRSVRKAARSGGGNPHVGGRPGLGTRWARFVLRRPLTVLLAAGLGLGAVALPALGLELGLPGDESKSVETTQRRAYDLLSEGFGPGLNGPLTVVVDMSDAADTRAATDRVVQAVRGLDGVASVGDPVLSQAKDTAVLTAVPRTAPSSAETKDLVHAIRDAASGVEADTGAVVLVTGTTALNIDISEAMSDALLPYLTVVIGLAVLLLTVVFRSLLVPVKAALGFLLSVGAAFGVLVAVFQWGWAADLIGIEQTGPVMSLMPILIIGIVFGLAMDYEVFLLTRMREAYVHGASPGEAIVHGFRHSGRVVAAAAIIMVSVFSGFIGMSSPTIQTMGVGLASAVAFDAFVVRMAIAPAVLALLGRRAWWLPRTLDRVLPNVDIEGEALSRHVPAPATRPDAAVPARPAGRR